The Bryobacteraceae bacterium genome includes a window with the following:
- the fabG gene encoding 3-oxoacyl-[acyl-carrier-protein] reductase FabG — MIETGLHGKVVVVTGAAAGIGHATAIRFSLEGCHVAAWDVARCEHCPPDWFGLQVDVSDPAAVDQAAQAVVEKFGRIDVLVNNAGILRDGQLVKFRDGAVTGRMTDEDFNRVIDVNLKGVFHCTRAVVPHMIRQGGGVILNASSVVALYGNFGQTNYIASKAGVIGMTKVWARELGRYNIRVNAVAPGLVETDILKNMPEKVLEEMKRRTPLGRLGKPEEIAEAYVWLASSAAAFITGAVLSVDGGIVTGT; from the coding sequence ATGATTGAGACGGGGCTTCACGGAAAAGTGGTTGTCGTGACCGGTGCGGCCGCCGGAATCGGTCATGCCACCGCGATCCGGTTTTCTCTGGAAGGCTGCCATGTAGCGGCGTGGGACGTCGCCCGCTGCGAGCACTGCCCGCCTGACTGGTTCGGGCTGCAGGTGGATGTCAGCGACCCGGCTGCCGTCGATCAGGCGGCGCAGGCTGTTGTGGAGAAATTCGGGCGCATCGACGTGCTGGTGAACAACGCGGGCATTCTGCGGGACGGGCAGCTGGTGAAATTCCGCGACGGCGCAGTGACGGGCCGCATGACGGACGAGGATTTCAACCGGGTGATCGACGTCAACCTGAAGGGCGTCTTTCACTGCACGCGGGCCGTGGTTCCGCACATGATCCGGCAGGGCGGGGGCGTGATCCTGAACGCCTCGTCGGTGGTGGCGCTGTACGGAAATTTCGGGCAAACGAATTACATTGCCTCAAAAGCCGGGGTGATCGGAATGACGAAAGTGTGGGCGCGGGAGCTGGGCCGGTACAATATCCGCGTCAACGCCGTCGCGCCAGGGCTGGTGGAAACGGACATTCTGAAAAACATGCCGGAAAAGGTTCTCGAGGAGATGAAGCGGCGCACGCCTCTGGGGAGGCTGGGCAAGCCGGAAGAGATCGCGGAGGCCTACGTCTGGCTGGCCTCGAGCGCCGCCGCGTTCATCACGGGCGCGGTGCTGTCCGTGGACGGCGGAATTGTGACGGGTACATAA
- a CDS encoding acetyl-CoA acetyltransferase, giving the protein MKKIYIAAYHQSKFGKLMGMTVPEILRAAVDGACAEIGVSAAALDVASVGAACNQTLNQQGLLAGLLAETPGLAGKMIEGVENACASGGQAVLSVAQKLQLGLGETGIAVGYEKMRGPDGKVDGKRIGEVLGYYSHPDERPGKVFVFPHIFAEIMQQYMAEYGVSEQQLAQIAVEEYACAQHNPYAQMRGVELTFEQAMKIEGVNRYVIEGLPLKTYDCSQITDGYAALILATEEGLERLGVKRADAVELAGYGQATDPLGRAGRDVLRPAGAMKAMQSAYAMAGARPEDVNIAEIHDCFTVMAALGTEVIGMAPPGRGAQFWADGEARVNARCAINSSGGLIAKGHPVGATGVAMIGWCFWQLTGRAPAPLQVREPRLAATFNIGGPVCASVCTVLRRAE; this is encoded by the coding sequence ATGAAAAAGATTTACATTGCCGCTTATCACCAATCGAAATTCGGGAAGCTGATGGGCATGACCGTGCCGGAGATTCTCCGGGCTGCGGTGGACGGCGCCTGTGCGGAAATCGGGGTTTCTGCTGCGGCTCTTGACGTTGCTTCCGTAGGCGCAGCCTGCAACCAGACGCTGAACCAGCAGGGGCTGCTGGCCGGACTGCTGGCGGAGACGCCCGGGCTTGCCGGCAAGATGATCGAGGGCGTGGAAAACGCCTGCGCCTCGGGAGGGCAGGCCGTCCTGAGCGTGGCGCAGAAGCTGCAGCTCGGGCTGGGAGAGACCGGCATCGCCGTGGGATACGAGAAAATGCGCGGTCCGGACGGAAAGGTGGACGGCAAGCGCATCGGAGAGGTTCTCGGGTATTATTCGCATCCGGATGAACGGCCGGGGAAGGTGTTCGTTTTTCCGCATATTTTTGCGGAAATCATGCAGCAATACATGGCCGAATACGGCGTTTCCGAGCAGCAGCTGGCGCAGATCGCCGTGGAGGAATACGCGTGCGCGCAGCATAACCCTTACGCGCAGATGCGCGGCGTGGAGCTGACGTTCGAGCAGGCCATGAAGATCGAGGGCGTCAACCGCTACGTCATCGAGGGGCTGCCGCTGAAGACGTACGACTGTTCGCAGATCACGGACGGCTACGCGGCGCTGATCCTGGCCACGGAGGAAGGGCTTGAGAGGCTGGGAGTGAAGCGCGCGGACGCTGTCGAGCTTGCCGGTTACGGGCAGGCGACCGATCCGCTGGGCCGCGCCGGGCGCGACGTGCTGCGGCCGGCGGGGGCGATGAAAGCCATGCAGAGCGCCTACGCCATGGCGGGAGCGCGTCCGGAAGACGTCAACATCGCCGAGATTCACGACTGCTTCACGGTGATGGCGGCGCTGGGAACGGAAGTGATCGGAATGGCGCCGCCGGGGCGGGGGGCGCAGTTCTGGGCGGACGGAGAGGCGCGTGTCAACGCCCGTTGCGCCATCAACTCTTCCGGCGGCCTGATCGCCAAAGGCCACCCCGTGGGCGCTACCGGGGTGGCCATGATCGGCTGGTGTTTCTGGCAGCTCACAGGCAGGGCTCCTGCGCCGCTGCAGGTGCGCGAGCCGCGGCTGGCGGCGACGTTCAACATCGGCGGTCCCGTGTGCGCGAGCGTGTGCACGGTGCTGCGGCGGGCGGAGTAA